In the genome of Marispirochaeta sp., one region contains:
- the rhaM gene encoding L-rhamnose mutarotase, producing the protein MDKVVAFKMKLKPGKKNEYRQRHAEIWPELVGILGESGVYDYSIFLDEETNTLFAVQKVREGGGSQSLGDNPVVRRWWHYMADIMEVNPDESPVSIPLEEMFYLS; encoded by the coding sequence ATGGATAAGGTTGTTGCCTTTAAAATGAAATTAAAGCCCGGTAAAAAAAATGAGTACCGGCAGCGTCATGCCGAGATCTGGCCCGAGCTTGTCGGAATTCTCGGGGAAAGCGGCGTCTACGATTACTCTATTTTCCTGGATGAAGAGACAAATACTCTTTTTGCCGTTCAGAAAGTACGCGAAGGCGGAGGTTCCCAGTCCCTGGGTGATAACCCTGTGGTACGCAGGTGGTGGCACTATATGGCGGATATCATGGAGGTTAATCCCGACGAGTCTCCGGTTTCCATTCCCCTGGAAGAGATGTTTTATCTTTCCTGA
- a CDS encoding class II aldolase/adducin family protein yields the protein MGVKDLAEITNRYGQDKEFVLAGGGNTSFKDGSVMYVKPSGTSMADIGPDDFVRMDLGRLKDIMERRYPQDSAAREAQALEDLMNARVQGEPRRPSVETLLHALLPHTYVVHTHPALVNGLTCSEKGAEIAEELFGNQALWVPVVNPGYVLARTISDMLQQHQAAGGGNQIIFLQNHGLFIQADTLAEIDGLYDKVIFSLSGRIGRFPVQGFTVPDGISEEAVADMVSGDTELMAAGALNADLEDYLQDSSSFAPLSLSFTPDHIVYCGFKPLYCDRAKGLSAAFREYTADCKVPPKIVAVKGVGIFGLGISKKAAELAREVFLDGVRIAVYTESFGGHKFMPQDKIDFIRNWEVEQYRSSVSGG from the coding sequence GTGGGGGTAAAGGATCTGGCAGAAATTACCAACCGCTATGGACAGGACAAGGAGTTTGTTCTTGCCGGGGGAGGAAACACCTCCTTCAAAGATGGATCGGTAATGTATGTGAAGCCCTCAGGTACAAGCATGGCGGATATTGGTCCCGATGACTTTGTCAGGATGGATCTGGGCCGGCTCAAGGATATAATGGAGCGCCGCTATCCCCAGGACAGTGCCGCCCGGGAAGCTCAGGCTTTGGAAGACCTTATGAACGCCCGGGTCCAGGGGGAGCCCCGGCGGCCGAGTGTTGAGACGCTGCTCCATGCCCTGCTGCCACATACCTATGTGGTGCACACCCATCCGGCTCTGGTAAACGGACTTACCTGTTCAGAAAAGGGTGCTGAAATTGCGGAAGAGCTTTTCGGGAATCAAGCCCTCTGGGTTCCGGTGGTTAACCCGGGCTACGTTCTTGCCAGAACGATCAGCGATATGCTGCAGCAGCACCAGGCTGCAGGGGGCGGTAACCAGATTATTTTCCTGCAGAATCACGGGCTGTTCATTCAGGCCGATACCCTGGCAGAAATTGACGGGCTCTATGATAAAGTTATTTTCTCTCTTTCCGGCAGAATCGGACGATTCCCGGTCCAGGGTTTTACCGTACCTGATGGAATAAGCGAAGAAGCTGTTGCAGACATGGTATCCGGGGACACAGAGTTAATGGCAGCAGGGGCGCTTAATGCAGATCTGGAAGACTATCTGCAGGATTCCTCATCCTTTGCACCGTTGTCTCTCTCTTTTACTCCAGATCACATAGTCTACTGCGGTTTTAAGCCGCTGTACTGCGACAGGGCGAAAGGGCTCTCTGCCGCCTTCCGGGAGTATACGGCAGACTGCAAGGTTCCACCGAAGATCGTTGCTGTTAAGGGCGTCGGAATCTTCGGCCTGGGAATTTCCAAAAAGGCAGCGGAACTGGCCAGAGAGGTCTTTCTGGACGGGGTCAGGATTGCCGTCTACACTGAGAGTTTCGGCGGGCACAAGTTCATGCCCCAGGATAAAATAGACTTCATCCGTAACTGGGAGGTAGAACAGTACCGCAGCAGTGTAAGCGGCGGCTGA
- a CDS encoding L-rhamnose isomerase, with amino-acid sequence MADRYNDAKARYAEIGVDTDAALKRLADFTLSLHCWQADDVGGFESAGAGLSGGGIQATGNYPGKARNLGELRDDIETALKLIPGKHRLNLHASYGDFGGKTVDRDRIAPEHFASWVSWAGEQGLKLDFNCTMFSHKLADDGFTLSSKDKKIRDFWIAHVERAREISAYMGREQGSPAVHNIWIPDGMKDYPADRFGYRRILTESLDRIFETSYPETEILDAVESKLFGIGSEAFVVGSHDFYLAYAISRDKMLCLDMGHFHPTELAADKVSAVLQFQDSLLLHVSRPMRWDSDHIVVLSDELYFMAHEVARAESGKNIYVGLDFFDASVNRIGAYAVGARSALKAWLAAYLEPASELVCREEAGDYIGRMALSERLKTMPLGDVWDHFCEMNGVPVETDYMNEVTAYERDVLSKRG; translated from the coding sequence ATGGCGGACAGATACAATGATGCAAAAGCCCGGTACGCCGAGATCGGCGTTGACACTGATGCGGCCCTTAAACGGCTTGCCGATTTTACCTTGAGTCTTCACTGCTGGCAGGCCGACGATGTCGGCGGTTTTGAATCGGCAGGTGCTGGGCTGTCAGGCGGCGGCATCCAGGCCACGGGAAATTATCCCGGAAAGGCACGCAACCTTGGAGAGTTACGGGATGATATTGAAACCGCCCTTAAACTGATTCCCGGAAAACACAGGTTAAACCTGCACGCGAGCTACGGCGATTTCGGCGGTAAAACTGTTGACCGCGACAGGATAGCTCCTGAGCATTTTGCTTCCTGGGTTTCCTGGGCCGGGGAACAGGGACTTAAGCTGGATTTTAACTGCACCATGTTTTCCCACAAACTGGCGGACGACGGTTTTACTCTTTCCAGCAAGGATAAGAAGATCCGGGATTTCTGGATTGCCCACGTAGAGCGGGCCCGTGAAATATCCGCCTATATGGGACGTGAACAAGGCAGCCCGGCGGTTCATAATATCTGGATTCCTGACGGCATGAAGGATTATCCAGCCGACCGTTTTGGGTACCGCAGAATACTGACGGAATCTCTGGACAGGATCTTTGAAACATCCTATCCGGAGACGGAAATTCTGGACGCGGTAGAATCCAAGCTCTTTGGCATCGGCAGTGAGGCCTTTGTTGTGGGTTCTCATGACTTCTATCTTGCCTACGCCATTAGCCGGGACAAGATGCTCTGTCTTGATATGGGCCATTTTCATCCCACGGAGCTCGCGGCCGACAAGGTCTCTGCTGTGCTTCAGTTTCAGGACTCCCTGCTGCTCCATGTCTCGCGGCCCATGCGCTGGGATTCGGACCACATCGTGGTTCTAAGCGACGAGCTCTACTTTATGGCCCACGAGGTTGCCAGGGCTGAATCCGGCAAAAACATATACGTGGGACTCGACTTTTTTGATGCTTCTGTTAACCGAATCGGGGCGTATGCCGTTGGTGCCCGCAGTGCCCTGAAAGCCTGGCTGGCGGCGTATCTTGAGCCCGCGTCGGAACTTGTCTGCCGTGAAGAAGCGGGGGACTATATTGGAAGAATGGCCTTGTCGGAACGGCTCAAGACCATGCCCCTGGGGGATGTCTGGGACCATTTTTGCGAGATGAACGGCGTTCCGGTGGAAACTGATTACATGAACGAAGTGACTGCCTACGAGCGCGATGTCCTCAGCAAAAGGGGGTAA
- a CDS encoding ABC transporter permease, giving the protein MNANNPGLFGSRLADGKQLKERLITIFTKWEVLLCVIFLFQGTLFSVLTPYFLDSFNLMNANFTFMEKAVVALPMILVIMSGDIDISVASIIALSSFALGAASEAGASVVQLVLIGILVGMLAGAFNGFFVAYVGMPAIAVTLATQSLFRGISQAALGDQAYTSYPESFGFFGQGFVGDTIIPFELVVFLVLAVIMWFVLHQSSYGRKVYAVGNSKSAARFSGVNVERVRFINFMLNGLFCGIAAVLLTSRIGSTRPNIANGWDMEVITLVVLGGVSISGGKGNIFGVIVSIFLLGYLKFGMGLLNISGKIMIITTGLLLVIAVLLPMLLEQFRARRKLKF; this is encoded by the coding sequence ATGAATGCCAATAATCCCGGTTTATTCGGTTCCAGGCTTGCGGATGGGAAGCAGCTCAAAGAGCGGCTGATTACGATCTTTACAAAATGGGAAGTCCTTCTTTGTGTCATATTCCTGTTTCAGGGAACCCTCTTTTCAGTTCTGACACCCTATTTCCTGGACTCTTTTAATCTGATGAACGCCAATTTTACCTTCATGGAGAAAGCTGTTGTTGCTTTACCCATGATACTGGTAATAATGAGCGGTGACATTGATATTTCTGTCGCATCCATAATAGCCCTTTCCTCCTTTGCTTTAGGTGCCGCCAGCGAAGCAGGGGCCTCTGTGGTTCAGCTGGTGCTTATAGGGATCCTGGTGGGTATGCTGGCCGGAGCTTTTAACGGGTTCTTTGTGGCCTATGTGGGAATGCCCGCCATTGCGGTTACCCTGGCGACCCAGTCCCTTTTTCGCGGTATTTCCCAAGCAGCTCTCGGCGACCAGGCATATACCAGTTACCCGGAGTCCTTCGGGTTTTTCGGCCAGGGTTTTGTCGGTGATACTATAATTCCTTTTGAACTTGTTGTGTTCCTTGTTCTTGCTGTTATAATGTGGTTTGTTCTCCATCAGAGCTCCTACGGCCGGAAGGTCTATGCTGTGGGGAACTCGAAAAGTGCGGCCCGGTTCTCCGGTGTTAATGTCGAACGGGTGCGGTTTATCAATTTTATGCTGAACGGACTTTTCTGCGGTATCGCCGCGGTTCTGTTGACTTCGCGAATTGGTTCTACCCGTCCCAATATTGCCAACGGATGGGACATGGAAGTAATTACACTTGTCGTTCTTGGCGGAGTATCCATAAGCGGAGGTAAAGGAAATATTTTTGGAGTAATTGTTTCCATTTTCCTGTTGGGGTATTTGAAGTTCGGTATGGGTCTTTTAAATATTTCCGGAAAGATCATGATTATTACAACAGGCCTTCTCCTGGTTATTGCCGTACTGCTGCCGATGCTGCTGGAGCAGTTCAGAGCAAGGAGAAAGCTGAAGTTTTAG
- a CDS encoding ABC transporter permease: MKRFLRTREFNLIIFIALLMVFVTARAPGFIAGDNIHRIVNDTSILIIVAIGQFFVILSGGIDLSVGSIIAFSGMASAMLNQYYPELSITLVLITGVLIGLVLGMINGAIVAFGKVPPIITTLGTMSIFRGFTFVLSKGQWVTAHEMTESYMAIPHGDFLGITNLIWWALLVSVLTYYFSRYTRTGREVYAIGGNKTAARFVGVKEKKISFTIFSISGLLCGLAGVMWTARYAAAVNETATGFEIQTVAACVLGGVSIAGGSGAIPGVILGALFLGIINNALPVINFSPFFQMFIQGFVVLSAMFINTIMDKRNEKLLLNRRRQ; the protein is encoded by the coding sequence ATGAAACGTTTTTTACGTACCCGGGAGTTCAACCTGATCATTTTCATTGCGCTGCTTATGGTTTTCGTAACCGCAAGGGCCCCCGGGTTCATTGCCGGCGACAATATTCATCGCATTGTCAATGATACTTCCATTCTGATTATTGTGGCCATCGGTCAGTTTTTTGTAATCCTTTCCGGCGGTATTGACCTGTCGGTAGGGTCGATCATTGCTTTTTCCGGAATGGCCTCCGCCATGCTGAACCAGTACTATCCCGAACTTTCCATTACACTGGTACTCATAACAGGAGTTCTGATCGGGCTGGTTTTGGGGATGATTAATGGGGCTATTGTCGCTTTCGGTAAAGTACCTCCTATTATAACAACCCTTGGTACCATGAGTATATTTCGGGGCTTTACCTTTGTGCTGAGCAAAGGGCAATGGGTAACAGCTCATGAAATGACTGAATCCTACATGGCCATACCCCACGGAGATTTCCTCGGTATAACGAACCTGATCTGGTGGGCCCTTCTTGTCTCTGTTCTGACCTATTATTTCAGTCGCTATACCCGTACGGGCAGAGAAGTATATGCAATCGGCGGAAACAAGACGGCCGCCCGTTTCGTTGGAGTTAAAGAGAAAAAAATCAGCTTTACAATCTTTTCCATAAGCGGACTGTTGTGCGGTCTTGCGGGTGTTATGTGGACCGCCAGATATGCGGCCGCTGTTAACGAAACCGCAACCGGATTCGAAATACAGACTGTTGCCGCCTGTGTGCTGGGAGGGGTAAGTATCGCCGGCGGTTCGGGTGCAATACCGGGGGTGATTCTGGGAGCGCTGTTTTTGGGGATTATTAACAACGCGCTGCCGGTCATTAATTTTTCCCCCTTCTTTCAGATGTTTATTCAAGGTTTTGTTGTGTTGTCGGCCATGTTCATCAATACAATCATGGATAAACGTAATGAGAAACTGCTTCTTAACAGGAGACGTCAATAA
- a CDS encoding sugar ABC transporter ATP-binding protein — protein sequence MTDTILELSGISKHFPGIKALDGVNLNIRLGEVHALIGENGAGKSTLVKILTGVHDPTAGKILYMGQELLFKNALEAQAAGITAIHQEASMFSELSIAENIFMGHHLKSQGPLKNLDWRGMRKKTSALLKQLDLDLHPDTLIKNLGVAQRHMVEIAKALSIDARIVIMDEPTSALTMREVEDLYKIIRRLRDEGKAIIFISHKFDEIFEIADYFTVLRDGKYIGEGEISESSVDKIVTMMVGRSLDQMFPKSDAAIGEKILEVNNISQTGFFKDISFDLHKGEILGFFGLIGSGRTEVMRTVFGIETSQTGSVRMNGKPVKIRNPKDAINLGIAFVPEDRQAQGVILDMDLCKNITLPQLDSISPMGKIDRSRERSITEKYGTMMEIRSSGWNVNANTLSGGNQQKVVLAKWLATQPVVLILDEPTKGIDVGTKAAVHKFVSDLASKGLGVILVSSELPEVLGMSDRIIVMHEGRITREFTRDEADSEKIIRAATAVVAGAGGTDL from the coding sequence GTGACAGATACCATTCTTGAACTCAGTGGAATCAGCAAGCATTTTCCCGGAATAAAGGCGCTGGACGGCGTAAACTTGAATATTCGTCTTGGAGAAGTACATGCATTGATTGGGGAAAACGGAGCGGGAAAATCTACCCTGGTGAAGATTCTCACCGGTGTGCACGACCCCACTGCAGGCAAAATACTGTATATGGGGCAGGAATTGTTATTTAAAAATGCTCTTGAAGCTCAGGCTGCGGGAATTACTGCTATTCATCAGGAAGCTTCAATGTTTTCCGAACTGAGTATTGCAGAGAATATATTCATGGGACACCATCTCAAATCCCAGGGTCCCCTGAAAAATCTCGATTGGCGGGGTATGCGGAAAAAGACCTCAGCACTGCTGAAGCAGCTGGATCTGGATCTTCATCCGGATACCTTAATAAAAAACCTGGGAGTAGCCCAGCGCCATATGGTGGAGATTGCAAAAGCCCTCTCTATCGATGCCCGTATAGTCATTATGGACGAACCGACTTCAGCTCTTACCATGCGTGAGGTTGAGGATCTGTATAAAATCATTCGCAGGCTGCGGGACGAAGGCAAGGCGATTATTTTTATCAGCCACAAATTCGACGAGATATTCGAGATAGCAGACTATTTTACCGTTCTGCGGGATGGAAAATACATAGGCGAGGGAGAAATCAGCGAATCCTCCGTCGACAAGATTGTAACCATGATGGTTGGCAGGAGCCTGGACCAGATGTTTCCAAAAAGCGATGCGGCAATCGGGGAAAAAATACTGGAAGTAAATAATATTTCTCAAACAGGATTTTTTAAAGACATCTCTTTTGATCTTCATAAAGGAGAGATTTTGGGATTCTTCGGCCTGATAGGATCAGGACGAACGGAAGTCATGCGTACAGTCTTCGGTATCGAGACCTCGCAGACCGGATCGGTACGGATGAATGGTAAACCCGTAAAGATTAGAAACCCGAAGGATGCAATTAACCTGGGGATCGCCTTTGTTCCTGAGGATCGGCAGGCTCAGGGGGTTATCCTGGATATGGATTTATGCAAAAACATTACACTGCCTCAGCTCGACAGTATAAGTCCTATGGGAAAAATAGACCGATCCAGGGAACGCTCCATTACAGAGAAGTACGGTACCATGATGGAGATCCGCTCCTCAGGCTGGAACGTGAACGCGAACACCCTCTCCGGCGGAAACCAGCAGAAGGTTGTGCTTGCCAAGTGGCTTGCTACCCAGCCTGTGGTACTTATTCTGGATGAACCAACCAAGGGAATCGATGTAGGGACTAAAGCCGCGGTGCACAAGTTTGTTTCCGATTTGGCCTCAAAAGGTCTGGGGGTTATCCTTGTTTCGTCTGAACTTCCGGAGGTTTTAGGCATGTCCGACAGAATTATTGTGATGCACGAAGGACGTATAACCAGAGAGTTTACCCGGGATGAGGCTGACTCTGAAAAAATTATTCGGGCAGCTACTGCCGTCGTTGCCGGTGCCGGAGGTACTGATTTATGA